The following DNA comes from Chryseobacterium gallinarum.
GCCGGTGTCAGATCTACAGACATCATTTCTACATTGGAGAATCTTGCCTTCAGGTCGTTCATATGATCCTTTGCACGATCTACCTGATCTGCTTTCTGGCGGATCGGCATTTCGATCAGTAATGTTTTTAAACCTGTCATGGCTGCTAAGGTAGAAACCACACCGGAATCGACTCCTCCTGAAACACCTATTACATATCCGTTTACTTTGGCCTTTGTTGCATAGTCCTTTAGCCATGCCACTATATGATCTATAACTTTTTGTGTCTGCATTATTGTTTATTTTTTTAATCTATTCCAAATTCTTTAGGGTATTTTACTACACCTTTTACATTTTTCAACCCGTCTTTTACCAATTCTATTGCCATCCCGTTTTCTTCCGGAATTTCAAATGAAAAAGAAATCCCAAAATTACTTGTTTTTTCGTAACCAAACCGCGGATAATAATTTTCATGTCCGATAAGAATTACTGATGTATACCCTAATTCTCTGGCTATCTGATGGCCATGAACAATTAATTTTCCTCCAACTCCCTGATTTTGGAAATCCGGTTTTACGGAAACAGGGGCTAGAGCCAGTGATTCAAAGGATGATGTACCGTTTTCAATTTTAATTTTTGTAAATAAAATATGGCCGGCAATTTCTCCGTTTTCATCT
Coding sequences within:
- a CDS encoding GNAT family N-acetyltransferase, producing MITIRQEEKKDEQQVFQLIEEAFRNIEHTDHQEHFLVEKLRNSEAFIPQLSLVAEDENGEIAGHILFTKIKIENGTSSFESLALAPVSVKPDFQNQGVGGKLIVHGHQIARELGYTSVILIGHENYYPRFGYEKTSNFGISFSFEIPEENGMAIELVKDGLKNVKGVVKYPKEFGID